One Candidatus Omnitrophota bacterium genomic window carries:
- a CDS encoding beta-ketoacyl-ACP synthase III — protein MCEKKKAGIIGLGMYVPDRVLTNKELEKMVDTTDEWIFTRTGIKERRIASADEATSDMAVKAAKVALEDAKLKIEDIDLIIVATITPDMFFPATACVVQSKLGARQVPAFDVSVACSGFIYGLAIASQFISLGTYKHALVIAAEKLSAITDWSDRSTCVLFGDGAGAAVLGPVEEGGILSISLGANGNEGDLIKLPAGGSKIPATKETVEGGLHFIKMNGSELFKHAVKIMADAALGATTPLGLKAEDIKLVIPHQANARILNAAAKRMGLKSNQIYLNLERYGNMSAASSAVALAEAEKKGLIKKGDKIVLDAFGGGLTWGAMVIEWSK, from the coding sequence ATGTGTGAAAAGAAAAAAGCGGGTATAATCGGGCTTGGGATGTATGTTCCGGATAGGGTGCTTACCAATAAAGAACTCGAGAAGATGGTCGATACGACCGACGAGTGGATATTTACGCGCACAGGCATAAAAGAGCGGCGCATCGCCAGCGCCGATGAGGCGACAAGCGACATGGCGGTGAAAGCCGCGAAAGTGGCGCTCGAAGACGCAAAACTTAAGATCGAAGACATAGATCTTATCATAGTCGCTACTATAACTCCGGATATGTTCTTTCCGGCTACAGCTTGTGTGGTGCAGTCAAAACTTGGCGCGAGACAAGTGCCGGCATTCGATGTAAGCGTGGCGTGTTCCGGCTTTATATATGGCCTGGCGATAGCCAGCCAATTCATAAGCCTTGGGACATATAAGCACGCGCTGGTCATAGCCGCCGAAAAATTATCGGCTATTACGGACTGGAGCGATCGCTCTACATGTGTATTGTTTGGTGATGGCGCCGGCGCGGCTGTTTTGGGCCCGGTAGAAGAAGGCGGCATACTATCGATATCGCTGGGTGCAAACGGCAATGAAGGCGACCTGATAAAGCTTCCTGCCGGCGGATCGAAGATCCCCGCGACCAAAGAGACGGTAGAAGGAGGCTTACACTTCATAAAGATGAACGGTTCAGAGCTATTTAAGCACGCGGTAAAGATAATGGCCGACGCGGCGCTTGGCGCGACAACTCCGCTTGGCCTAAAAGCCGAAGACATAAAACTTGTAATACCGCATCAGGCTAATGCCAGGATATTAAACGCCGCGGCAAAGAGGATGGGACTTAAGAGCAATCAGATATACCTGAACTTGGAAAGATACGGCAACATGTCGGCGGCCTCGAGTGCCGTTGCGTTGGCCGAAGCGGAAAAGAAAGGCCTTATAAAGAAGGGCGATAAGATAGTTCTCGATGCTTTCGGCGGCGGCTTAACGTGGGGAGCGATGGTAATAGAATGGTCGAAGTAG